The DNA sequence ATATTTTAAATCAAAGCCTACACATCATTCTCACAAGATGTTCGATTTTTTGTTTACTCTTGCTTGTACTGTGGAGATATAGGGCACTGATGTATAGTATTTCTTTTTTGGAGCTtgcacttctttttctttttctttttttaatttctttgtggCTCTTCATCTTAAACTGCAAGCATATGTTACCTTTTGATATCTAAGCCTTCAGTTTCTCCCTCCCACTGCAAGTTAGAACAGGAATATCACTGATTGTATTTGTTTTTAATCTTCTGCTGCCCTTGGAGTTTGTCTTCTTTGAATCATGCCCAGTCTTACTGCATCTTGAGTTAGCTACCAATTCTGTTTTAATTGTCCCTGAAACAGGTCCGCTTTCTGACCAAAATCTATCATCCAAACATTGACAAGGTAAGCAAATTGTCTCTCGTTGTCTTTATGCAGGCAGTGTAATTTCATCAATAGTTTGATTTTTGCAGCTTGGAAGAATATGCCTAGACATTCTGAAAGACAAATGGAGTCCAGCTCTCCAAATTAGAACTGTGCTCCTCAGGTGACATGAtcattttcttggctattctgttTGCATTGTGGAACAATGCACTCCTGTGCATGTGCTACTCAGTTCTACTCAGTTCAGGTTCTTGCATATGCATTCCTGTGAATAATGTGTTTGCTTTGATACTTCTAACTTGCTTTCTATCCGATGGtgtgctcctttttttttttgatcttttTGCATTCTTGCTGCTcagataatttattttaaataaaaaatatcttattaAAGGCAAATAATTTAAATGGTTACTTTAGCCATTGTTTTCTTATTAAAGGACTAACTTTGGTTCACAAATTGTCAATGGCAAGAATTGCCTTTGCTGTTAATGACCCTAAGAAATAACAAAGCATGTCATTTTCCTTATTGTTCAAActatttattaaacatgtacCACTCATTTAAGCATGACAATACAGTTGCATGATAAttacttgtatatatatgtatacataatatGCCTTTTTTTTAATGTTCATTTTAAGGATCATTATGATAATTACTTGTACCTTCATCCATAGTCACAAATGCAGTTACTTGAAATTTGGGAAGTAGTaataaaatttgaaatgagtACTGGATAATGAATACTAAAAAAGAATAGATATTTGGTACATTAACATACCGAAATAATAATTTTTCTCATGACAAACATCAGATATCAATATAGTCTAGTTAATTCAAGAATGAATACTATGTGAACATGCTAGTAAATCTCAGATCTATTTAGCTGGGGGAAAAAAGCATGTTTGGTTATGCAAGTCTTTAACAGATTTGATGAATGTTACGACCATGCTTTCATTGACTGAACTTTTATGAGCTCATTCTAAATCAGCTGTTGGATAATAGCTTCTTGAGTttgtaagagtttcatttcttgaGCCTGACATTTGATCTTTGATCCTTCACATACTCTTCTATAGTATTCAAGCTCTTCTCAGTGCCCCAAACCCAGACGACCCACTATCGGACAACATTGCAAGGCACTGGAAGACAAATGAAGCAGAAGCTGTGGAAACAGGTAATAGGCCCAGTCATGCTTGTTTCAGCTCTGCCTTTGCTTTCTGCACGAATCAACAACTTTTGAAGATGGTACCAATTTTTTCTTGAGTTCATGATCGTTTTGTTGAAATTTCTGATTGTATTTCT is a window from the Musa acuminata AAA Group cultivar baxijiao chromosome BXJ2-1, Cavendish_Baxijiao_AAA, whole genome shotgun sequence genome containing:
- the LOC135599030 gene encoding ubiquitin-conjugating enzyme E2 36-like isoform X1 — translated: MRYFNVMILGPSQSPYEGGVFKLELFLPEEYPMAAPKVRFLTKIYHPNIDKLGRICLDILKDKWSPALQIRTVLLSIQALLSAPNPDDPLSDNIARHWKTNEAEAVETAKEWTRLYATGA